From a single Candoia aspera isolate rCanAsp1 chromosome 2, rCanAsp1.hap2, whole genome shotgun sequence genomic region:
- the RPL38 gene encoding large ribosomal subunit protein eL38, with product MPRKIEEIKDFLLTARRKDAKSVKIKKNKDNVKFKVRCSRYLYTLVITDKEKAEKLKQSLPPGLAVKELK from the exons ATG CCTCGAAAAATCGAAGAGATCAAAGATTTTCTGTTGACTGCAAGGAGGAAGGATGCAAAAT CTGTTAAGATCAAGAAGAATAAAGATAATGTAAAGTTCAAGGTGCGTTGTAGCCGGTATCTGTATACACTGGTCATCACAGATAAGGAAAAGGCTGAAAAACTGAAGCAGTCTTTGCCACCAG GTTTGGCTGTAA